From Enhydrobacter sp., the proteins below share one genomic window:
- a CDS encoding LysE family translocator produces METAIVLLGFALVQLLAVASPGPSFMLVAQAAIGSGRRAGLAAALGTMLGALAWAAAALFGLQALFARFEWLHLIMRIGGALYLLYLAFMLWRHARDPMPEVAASAEAGSSWRSFRRALLLALSNPKIMVFFGSVFLSLLPADMPGWMAGLVLAIVAVNEFTWYALVTLLFSGSPARAVYRRAKVWLDRVMGGALALLGLRLALSDR; encoded by the coding sequence GTGGAAACGGCGATCGTTCTGCTGGGTTTTGCGCTCGTCCAGTTGCTCGCCGTGGCGAGCCCCGGCCCCAGTTTCATGCTGGTCGCGCAGGCCGCGATCGGTTCGGGTCGCCGTGCCGGGCTGGCGGCCGCGCTCGGCACCATGCTGGGGGCGCTCGCCTGGGCGGCCGCTGCCTTGTTCGGCCTGCAGGCGCTGTTCGCCCGTTTCGAATGGCTCCATCTCATCATGCGCATCGGCGGTGCGCTCTACCTGCTCTACCTCGCGTTCATGCTGTGGCGGCACGCTCGCGATCCGATGCCGGAAGTGGCGGCGTCGGCGGAGGCGGGCAGCAGTTGGCGCAGCTTCCGCCGCGCCCTCCTGCTCGCACTCTCGAACCCCAAGATCATGGTGTTCTTCGGCAGCGTTTTCCTGTCGCTGCTGCCGGCCGACATGCCGGGCTGGATGGCCGGCCTTGTGCTGGCCATCGTCGCCGTCAACGAATTCACCTGGTACGCGCTGGTAACCCTGCTCTTCTCGGGCAGCCCGGCACGGGCCGTCTATCGTCGGGCCAAGGTCTGGCTCGACCGGGTCATGGGCGGAGCGCTGGCACTTCTTGGCTTGCGCCTCGCCCTGTCGGACCGCTAG
- the ilvN gene encoding acetolactate synthase small subunit translates to MIAPEAASSHTISVLVDNEPGILARVVGLFSGRGYNIESLTVAETDAKENLSRITIVTTGTPMIIEQIKAQLDRLVPVHKVRDLTSEGPHIERELALVKVRSIGDKRVEALRLADVFRAKVIDAKIDSFVFEVTGTTDKVQSFIGLMQSLGLVEVGRTGVVAMSRGGEAL, encoded by the coding sequence GTGATCGCTCCCGAGGCGGCGTCGAGCCACACCATCTCCGTCCTGGTCGACAACGAACCCGGCATTCTGGCGCGGGTGGTCGGCCTGTTCTCCGGTCGCGGCTACAACATCGAGAGCCTCACTGTCGCCGAAACCGATGCGAAGGAGAACCTGTCGCGCATCACCATCGTGACGACCGGCACGCCGATGATCATCGAGCAGATCAAGGCGCAGCTCGACCGGCTGGTTCCTGTGCACAAGGTGAGGGACCTCACCTCGGAGGGACCGCACATCGAGCGCGAGCTGGCGTTGGTCAAGGTCAGGAGCATCGGCGACAAGCGTGTCGAGGCGCTGCGGCTCGCCGACGTGTTCCGCGCCAAGGTGATCGACGCCAAGATCGATTCCTTCGTCTTCGAAGTCACCGGCACCACCGACAAGGTGCAGAGCTTCATCGGGCTCATGCAGTCGCTCGGCCTGGTCGAGGTCGGCCGCACCGGCGTCGTCGCCATGTCGCGCGGCGGCGAGGCGCTCTGA
- a CDS encoding acetolactate synthase 3 large subunit codes for MKPEEPATTGADLLVKALIDEEVEVVFGYPGGAVLPIYDSIFKQNRLRHILVRHEQAAVHAAEGYARSTGKVGVVLVTSGPGATNAVTGLTDALMDSIPIVCLTGQVPTHLIGNDAFQEADTTGITRPCTKHNYLVKSVNALSRTVHEAFYVARSGRPGPVVIDLPKDVLMNKHDYAAPRKPVEHKSYKPQTKPDPKRIEQAFDLIAKAKRPVFYTGGGVINSGPRASKLLTQFVRMTGYPITNTLMGLGSYPASDRQFVGMLGMHGTYEANLAMYNCDVLINIGARFDDRITGKIAEFSPRSKKIHVDIDGSSINKNVRVDLPIVGDAGQALEDLIKLWKSRQPRIDQKALKAWWAQIDEWRGRNCLAYTQDKQTIKPQYALERLYHHIKDKDHYITTEVGQHQMWAAQFLKFEQPNRWMTSGGLGTMGYGFPAAMGVQIAHPDALVIDVAGEASIMMNIQELSTVAQYRLPVKIFILNNQYMGMVRQWQELLHGGRYSESYMESLPDFVRLAEAFGAVGLRTDKPSEIDGVIEEMIRIKKPVIVDVGVDKTENCFPMIPSGAAHYDMLLGPDDRAAKPVSEEGMVLV; via the coding sequence ATGAAGCCCGAGGAGCCCGCCACGACTGGCGCCGATCTGCTGGTGAAAGCCCTGATCGACGAGGAAGTCGAGGTCGTCTTCGGCTATCCCGGCGGCGCGGTCCTTCCGATCTACGATTCGATCTTCAAGCAGAACCGGCTGCGTCACATCCTGGTGCGTCACGAGCAGGCGGCCGTGCACGCCGCCGAAGGCTACGCGCGCTCGACCGGCAAGGTCGGCGTGGTGCTGGTGACGTCCGGCCCCGGCGCGACCAATGCCGTGACCGGCCTCACCGACGCCCTGATGGATTCGATCCCCATCGTCTGTCTGACGGGCCAGGTGCCGACCCATCTGATCGGCAACGACGCCTTTCAGGAAGCCGACACGACGGGCATCACGCGGCCCTGCACCAAGCACAATTATCTCGTGAAGTCGGTCAACGCCCTGTCGCGCACGGTGCACGAGGCTTTCTACGTGGCGCGCTCGGGTCGCCCCGGCCCGGTGGTGATCGATCTGCCCAAGGACGTGCTGATGAACAAGCACGACTACGCGGCCCCAAGGAAGCCGGTCGAGCACAAGAGCTACAAACCGCAGACCAAGCCCGACCCGAAGCGGATCGAGCAGGCATTCGACCTGATCGCCAAGGCCAAGCGGCCGGTCTTCTACACCGGCGGCGGCGTGATCAATTCGGGCCCCCGCGCGTCGAAGCTGCTGACCCAGTTCGTGCGCATGACCGGCTATCCCATCACCAACACCCTGATGGGACTCGGGTCGTATCCCGCGTCGGACAGGCAATTCGTCGGCATGCTCGGCATGCACGGCACCTACGAGGCCAATCTCGCGATGTACAATTGCGACGTGCTGATCAACATCGGTGCGCGCTTCGACGATCGCATCACCGGCAAGATCGCCGAATTCTCGCCCAGGTCGAAGAAGATCCACGTCGACATCGACGGCAGCTCGATCAACAAGAACGTGCGCGTCGACCTGCCAATCGTGGGCGATGCCGGCCAGGCGCTGGAAGATCTGATCAAGTTGTGGAAGAGCCGCCAGCCCAGGATCGACCAGAAAGCGCTGAAGGCGTGGTGGGCCCAGATCGACGAATGGCGCGGCCGCAACTGCCTCGCCTACACGCAGGACAAGCAGACGATCAAGCCGCAGTACGCCCTAGAGCGGCTCTATCACCACATCAAGGACAAGGACCACTACATCACCACCGAGGTGGGCCAGCACCAGATGTGGGCGGCGCAGTTCCTGAAGTTCGAGCAGCCCAACCGCTGGATGACCTCGGGTGGCCTCGGCACCATGGGTTACGGCTTTCCCGCCGCGATGGGCGTGCAGATCGCCCATCCCGACGCGCTGGTGATCGACGTCGCCGGCGAGGCCTCGATCATGATGAACATCCAGGAACTGTCGACCGTGGCGCAGTACCGGTTGCCGGTGAAGATCTTCATCCTCAACAACCAGTACATGGGCATGGTGCGGCAGTGGCAGGAACTGCTGCATGGCGGCCGCTATTCCGAGAGCTATATGGAATCGCTGCCCGATTTCGTGCGGCTGGCCGAGGCGTTCGGCGCGGTCGGCCTGCGCACGGACAAGCCTTCCGAGATCGACGGCGTCATCGAGGAGATGATCCGCATCAAGAAGCCGGTGATCGTCGATGTCGGCGTCGACAAAACGGAGAACTGCTTCCCGATGATCCCGTCGGGGGCGGCGCACTACGACATGCTGCTCGGCCCCGACGACCGTGCCGCCAAGCCCGTATCCGAGGAAGGCATGGTGCTGGTGTGA
- a CDS encoding IS1595 family transposase, producing the protein MERFTVKDFFKRFPTDEACLEAIKAKRMGGERMTCAKCGRDARFYRIEGRRAYACQFCGDHFYPCVGTPFEDSRTSLQTWFYAMYLFTTTRHGVPAKELERQLGVTYKTAWRIARKLRELMGSETGGGLLGGDIEIDEAYFGGNKRDGTRGPSSTGKTVLIGMKERGGRVRAVKLPDARQASIRGAIEANVAKKGSRVMTDQHRSYKLLRQAGWNHESVNHGIYEYVRGDVHTNSIENFWGRLKASINGTHIHVSGKYLGVYAGEFAFRASQRHDPVGMFDRLLSASCRV; encoded by the coding sequence ATGGAACGCTTCACGGTTAAGGATTTCTTTAAGCGGTTCCCTACCGATGAAGCGTGCCTTGAGGCCATCAAGGCGAAGCGCATGGGCGGGGAACGGATGACGTGCGCCAAGTGCGGCAGGGACGCTCGGTTCTATCGGATAGAGGGCCGTCGCGCTTATGCCTGCCAGTTTTGCGGCGACCATTTCTACCCGTGCGTGGGAACCCCCTTTGAGGATAGCCGCACGTCGCTCCAGACGTGGTTTTACGCCATGTACTTATTCACCACGACGCGCCACGGCGTTCCGGCGAAGGAGCTGGAGCGCCAGCTTGGCGTCACCTACAAAACGGCCTGGCGCATCGCGCGCAAGCTCCGCGAACTCATGGGCAGCGAGACGGGCGGCGGCCTGCTGGGTGGCGACATCGAGATCGACGAAGCCTACTTCGGCGGTAACAAGCGCGACGGTACGCGTGGCCCCAGCTCGACCGGCAAGACGGTTCTGATCGGCATGAAAGAACGTGGCGGACGTGTTCGCGCGGTCAAATTGCCGGATGCACGTCAGGCTTCCATTCGCGGCGCCATCGAGGCGAATGTCGCCAAGAAAGGCTCGCGCGTCATGACCGACCAACACCGCAGCTACAAGTTACTGCGGCAGGCCGGATGGAATCACGAGAGCGTCAACCACGGCATCTACGAGTATGTCCGCGGCGACGTGCACACGAATTCGATTGAGAACTTCTGGGGCCGGCTGAAGGCGTCGATCAACGGAACGCACATTCACGTCAGCGGGAAGTATCTCGGCGTCTATGCTGGCGAGTTCGCCTTTCGCGCTAGCCAGAGGCACGACCCCGTCGGGATGTTCGACCGGCTGCTTTCGGCTTCTTGCCGGGTTTAG
- the miaA gene encoding tRNA (adenosine(37)-N6)-dimethylallyltransferase MiaA has product MEKPSVVVIAGPTASGKSALALALAGRRRGTVINADAMQTYDAFPILTAQPTAIERARAPHVLYGVLPLGETLSAARWRALAAAEIDACLAHGRLPILCGGSGLYLRTLMRGISTIPPVPESARDRANADWQAMGAEAFRARLAERDPAIVARLEPGDRQRHVRAWEVVATTGRPLSDWQTGEGEVAPWRFATVLLSPDRAWLRERIARRFEAMLEQGVLTEARAVFDRHPDPRWPGLKAHGAPELFRHFRGELSLDDVRRIAIDHTRQYAKRQMTWFKHQLTPDLVVDPRSAAALASVEKYLADYPLETG; this is encoded by the coding sequence ATGGAAAAGCCTTCCGTCGTCGTCATCGCCGGGCCGACCGCGAGCGGCAAGTCTGCGCTGGCGCTCGCCCTCGCCGGGCGGCGGCGCGGCACGGTGATCAACGCCGACGCCATGCAGACCTACGACGCCTTTCCGATCCTGACGGCGCAGCCCACGGCGATCGAACGCGCGCGCGCTCCGCACGTGCTGTACGGCGTGTTGCCGCTCGGCGAAACGCTGTCGGCGGCGCGTTGGCGCGCTCTCGCGGCGGCTGAGATCGATGCCTGCCTGGCGCACGGCCGCCTGCCGATCCTGTGCGGCGGTTCCGGCCTCTATCTGCGCACGCTGATGCGCGGCATCTCCACCATCCCGCCGGTCCCCGAGAGTGCGCGCGACCGGGCCAACGCCGACTGGCAGGCGATGGGCGCCGAGGCCTTTCGGGCGCGTCTCGCCGAGCGCGACCCGGCCATCGTGGCGCGCCTCGAGCCCGGTGATCGCCAGCGCCATGTGCGGGCGTGGGAGGTGGTCGCCACGACCGGCCGGCCGCTCAGCGATTGGCAGACGGGGGAGGGAGAGGTGGCGCCCTGGCGCTTCGCGACGGTGCTGCTGTCGCCCGACCGGGCGTGGCTGCGCGAGCGCATCGCGCGCCGGTTCGAGGCGATGCTCGAACAAGGCGTGCTGACCGAGGCGCGGGCCGTGTTCGACCGACACCCCGACCCACGCTGGCCCGGTCTGAAGGCGCATGGCGCGCCGGAGCTGTTCCGCCATTTTCGGGGCGAGTTGTCGCTCGACGACGTGCGTCGGATCGCCATCGATCACACCCGGCAATATGCCAAACGCCAGATGACGTGGTTCAAGCATCAGCTCACGCCAGATCTAGTGGTCGATCCCCGCTCAGCGGCAGCTTTGGCCTCGGTTGAGAAATATTTGGCGGATTATCCCTTAGAGACAGGGTAG
- the serB gene encoding phosphoserine phosphatase SerB has protein sequence MGHACDLPFDGAASEVLLPGVDAVIVPSDGRRKKLLVADMESTMIENEMLDELAEFLGLRERIAGITARAMNGEIDFAGALRARVGLLKGLAVGRLDEAAHRIRYTPGGATMIATMKANGAFCALVSGGFTHFTGPVRERLGFELDAANVLNHDGRTLAGTVEAPILGKEAKLATLRRLADERGLALEATLAVGDGANDLPMLQAAGLGVAYRAKPAVAAQVRARIDHGDLTALLYLQGYRRRDFIERKDP, from the coding sequence ATGGGCCACGCCTGCGACCTGCCGTTCGACGGCGCGGCAAGCGAGGTGCTGCTACCCGGCGTCGATGCGGTGATCGTGCCGAGCGACGGGCGGCGCAAGAAGCTGCTCGTCGCCGACATGGAATCGACCATGATCGAAAACGAGATGCTCGACGAGCTTGCCGAGTTTCTCGGCCTGCGCGAGAGGATCGCCGGCATCACGGCCCGCGCCATGAACGGCGAGATCGATTTCGCCGGCGCGTTGCGCGCGAGAGTGGGCCTGCTGAAGGGGCTTGCCGTCGGCAGGCTCGACGAGGCGGCGCACCGCATCCGCTACACCCCGGGCGGCGCGACGATGATCGCCACCATGAAGGCCAACGGCGCCTTCTGTGCGCTGGTGTCGGGGGGCTTCACCCATTTCACCGGGCCGGTGCGCGAGAGGCTGGGCTTCGAGCTCGATGCGGCAAACGTGCTGAACCATGACGGCCGCACGCTTGCGGGAACGGTCGAGGCGCCCATCCTCGGCAAGGAGGCCAAGCTCGCGACACTGCGACGGCTGGCCGACGAGCGTGGCCTGGCCCTCGAAGCGACGCTTGCCGTCGGCGACGGCGCCAACGACCTGCCGATGCTGCAGGCGGCCGGGCTTGGCGTCGCCTACCGGGCCAAGCCGGCGGTCGCGGCGCAGGTGCGTGCCCGCATCGATCACGGCGACCTCACCGCCCTGCTCTACCTGCAGGGCTATCGCCGCCGCGACTTCATCGAGAGGAAGGACCCATGA
- a CDS encoding NADP-dependent oxidoreductase gives MTDAVQIVLAKRPAGAVTPDCFRREETRLPALADGQILVRSRFLSLDPYMRPRMTELRSYTPAFELDKPLTGGAIGEVVESRNPRYAKGDAVIGMLNWATHTVHDGKGLRKIDPGAAPLSAHLGVLGMPSFTAWYGIRQICKPKAGETVFVSAATGAVGQVAGQLAKLSGAHVVGCAGDDEKCRWAVREAGYDSCFNHRTEGDYGAVLDKLCPQGIDGDFENVGGPIFHAVFARLNNFGRVAFCGAISEYQDKEPIAGPPKMFAIVQKRLTLQGFIISDHVGLMGEFVAEVGGLVKAGKLKVRETVIDGLDRAPQAFIGLLRGENFGKLVVKVS, from the coding sequence ATGACCGACGCCGTCCAGATCGTGCTCGCCAAGCGCCCGGCGGGCGCCGTCACGCCCGACTGCTTCCGCCGCGAGGAGACAAGGCTGCCGGCGCTGGCCGACGGCCAGATCCTGGTGCGCTCACGCTTCCTGTCGCTCGATCCCTATATGCGGCCGCGCATGACGGAGCTGCGGTCCTACACGCCCGCCTTCGAACTCGACAAGCCCCTGACCGGCGGCGCGATCGGCGAGGTCGTCGAGTCGAGGAACCCGAGATACGCCAAGGGCGATGCCGTGATCGGCATGCTGAACTGGGCGACGCACACCGTCCATGACGGCAAGGGCCTGCGCAAGATCGATCCTGGCGCAGCACCGCTGTCGGCCCATCTCGGCGTGCTCGGCATGCCCTCCTTCACCGCCTGGTACGGCATCCGCCAGATCTGCAAGCCCAAGGCGGGCGAGACGGTGTTCGTCTCGGCGGCGACCGGCGCCGTCGGCCAGGTCGCGGGCCAGCTCGCCAAGCTCTCGGGCGCGCACGTCGTTGGCTGTGCCGGCGACGACGAGAAATGCCGGTGGGCGGTGCGCGAGGCGGGATACGATTCCTGCTTCAACCACAGGACCGAGGGCGACTACGGCGCGGTGCTGGACAAGCTCTGCCCGCAGGGCATCGACGGCGACTTCGAGAATGTCGGCGGGCCGATCTTCCACGCGGTCTTCGCCCGGCTCAACAATTTCGGCCGGGTCGCCTTCTGCGGGGCCATTTCGGAGTATCAGGACAAGGAGCCGATCGCCGGCCCGCCCAAGATGTTCGCGATCGTGCAGAAGCGCCTCACCCTGCAGGGCTTCATCATCTCCGACCATGTCGGCCTGATGGGCGAATTCGTGGCCGAGGTCGGCGGCCTGGTGAAGGCCGGCAAACTGAAGGTGCGCGAGACCGTGATCGACGGCCTCGATCGAGCCCCGCAGGCCTTCATCGGCCTTCTGCGAGGCGAGAATTTCGGCAAGCTGGTCGTCAAGGTGAGTTGA
- a CDS encoding DegQ family serine endoprotease, with product MAAVAAVGLALAPPALGRDTPRSFAALVDELMPTVVNITTTQNVPQQGPRLRDMPQLPPGSPFEELFKEFFDRRGGSEEQQRRRGTSLGSGFIIDGDGYIITNNHVIQGAEDITVILRDDTQLKAKLIGSDSRIDVALLKVEPPGKKPLPAVKFGDSDKIRIGDWVIAIGNPFGLGHSVTAGIISARGRSLGTEALDDYLQTDAAINKGNSGGPLFNEDGEVVGVNTAIYSPSGANAGLAFSIPSNIVRDIADQIREYGRVRRGWVGVSYQSVTEDIADSFGLDKARGVLVANVVADGPAAKAGIKRNDIILRFAGQDIADLRRFPRLVANARVGSNVDVVVWRQGKEQTLKLRIGEQDEPEKQNVSAQGGARKPGGAADQPVVSTIEQLGLTLQKPTDQLREKFGLSDNVKGVVITKVAPNSPAADKQLQAGDVILEVDQKAVASPQEVSDIVGKLQAQKKRSVLLFVERQGDPRFAALRLTK from the coding sequence TTGGCGGCCGTTGCCGCTGTTGGCTTGGCGCTGGCGCCGCCCGCGCTGGGCCGCGACACGCCGCGAAGCTTCGCCGCGCTGGTCGACGAACTGATGCCGACCGTCGTCAACATCACGACGACGCAGAACGTGCCGCAACAAGGGCCGCGCCTGCGCGACATGCCTCAACTGCCGCCGGGCTCGCCGTTCGAGGAGCTGTTCAAGGAATTCTTCGATCGTCGCGGCGGCAGCGAGGAGCAGCAGCGGCGTCGTGGCACGTCGCTGGGCTCGGGCTTCATCATCGACGGCGACGGCTACATCATCACCAACAACCACGTCATCCAGGGCGCCGAGGACATCACGGTCATCCTGCGCGACGATACCCAGCTCAAGGCCAAGCTGATCGGCTCCGACAGCCGCATCGACGTGGCGTTGCTCAAGGTCGAGCCGCCGGGCAAGAAGCCGCTGCCGGCGGTCAAGTTCGGCGATTCGGACAAGATCAGGATCGGCGATTGGGTGATTGCCATCGGCAACCCGTTCGGCCTTGGCCACAGCGTCACGGCCGGTATCATCTCGGCCCGCGGTCGGTCGCTCGGCACCGAGGCGCTCGACGACTACCTGCAGACCGATGCCGCGATCAACAAGGGCAATTCAGGCGGCCCGCTGTTCAACGAGGACGGCGAGGTGGTCGGCGTGAACACCGCCATCTACTCGCCATCGGGCGCCAACGCGGGTCTCGCCTTCTCGATTCCGTCGAATATCGTGCGCGACATCGCCGACCAGATTCGCGAGTACGGGCGGGTCCGGCGCGGCTGGGTCGGCGTCAGCTACCAGAGCGTGACCGAAGACATCGCCGACAGCTTCGGGCTCGACAAGGCGCGGGGCGTGCTGGTCGCCAATGTCGTAGCCGACGGTCCCGCCGCCAAGGCGGGCATCAAGCGCAACGACATCATTCTCAGGTTCGCCGGCCAGGACATCGCCGATCTGCGGCGCTTTCCCCGCCTGGTCGCCAATGCCCGGGTCGGCAGCAACGTCGATGTCGTGGTCTGGCGGCAGGGCAAGGAGCAGACGCTCAAGCTCCGGATCGGCGAACAGGACGAGCCGGAGAAGCAAAACGTGTCGGCTCAAGGCGGAGCCAGAAAGCCGGGAGGGGCGGCCGACCAGCCGGTCGTCTCGACCATCGAACAGCTTGGCCTTACGCTGCAGAAGCCGACCGACCAGCTGCGCGAGAAGTTCGGCCTCTCCGACAACGTCAAGGGCGTGGTCATCACCAAGGTGGCGCCCAACAGCCCGGCTGCCGACAAGCAACTCCAGGCCGGCGACGTCATCCTCGAGGTCGACCAGAAGGCGGTGGCGTCACCCCAGGAGGTGAGCGACATCGTCGGCAAGCTGCAGGCGCAGAAGAAGCGGTCGGTCCTGCTCTTCGTCGAGCGACAGGGCGACCCGCGCTTCGCGGCGCTGAGGCTGACGAAGTAG
- the hflC gene encoding protease modulator HflC, with product MSNRAIIGLIALAVAIFLVTQTFYSIDPTKQVLVRQFGAIVGNPKTEPGLYVKVPLIQDIQRIDRRLLDYEAEEFEIIAGDQKRLVVDAYARYRILNAKLFAETVPGGEPTLRGLLDSLINSEIRGVLSGVPLHAVLTEQRAGLMDQITRRVDAKTRDLGVEVVDVRIRRADLPAANSQSVFNRMKTDREREAGQLRAEGDEENQRIKATADREVAVIKADAGLTAQITMGAADGEATKIYADTFSKDQQFYAFWRRMEAYKQSFGGGTSTMILSPDSDFFRYFNDPAGTAATK from the coding sequence ATGAGCAACCGTGCCATCATCGGGCTGATCGCGCTCGCGGTCGCCATCTTCCTGGTCACCCAGACCTTCTACAGTATCGATCCGACCAAGCAGGTGCTGGTCCGCCAGTTCGGCGCCATCGTCGGCAACCCCAAGACCGAACCCGGTCTCTACGTCAAGGTGCCGCTGATCCAGGACATCCAGCGCATCGATCGCCGGCTGCTCGACTACGAGGCCGAGGAGTTCGAAATCATCGCCGGCGACCAGAAGCGTCTGGTCGTCGACGCCTATGCCCGGTACCGCATCCTGAACGCCAAGCTGTTTGCCGAGACCGTTCCGGGCGGCGAACCGACACTCCGCGGCCTGCTCGATTCGCTGATCAATTCAGAGATTCGCGGCGTCCTGTCGGGCGTGCCCCTGCATGCCGTGCTCACCGAGCAACGTGCCGGTTTGATGGACCAGATCACCCGGCGAGTCGACGCCAAGACCCGAGATCTCGGCGTCGAGGTGGTGGACGTCCGCATCCGGCGTGCCGATCTGCCGGCGGCCAACTCGCAATCCGTTTTCAATCGCATGAAGACGGATCGCGAGCGCGAGGCCGGTCAGCTGCGCGCCGAAGGCGACGAGGAGAACCAGCGCATCAAGGCAACCGCCGACCGCGAGGTGGCGGTGATCAAGGCCGATGCCGGCCTGACTGCTCAGATCACCATGGGTGCGGCCGACGGCGAAGCGACCAAGATCTATGCCGACACCTTCAGCAAGGATCAGCAGTTCTATGCCTTCTGGCGACGCATGGAGGCCTACAAGCAGTCGTTCGGTGGCGGGACCTCGACCATGATCCTGAGCCCCGACAGCGACTTTTTCCGGTACTTCAACGACCCGGCCGGTACGGCGGCGACCAAGTGA
- the hflK gene encoding FtsH protease activity modulator HflK — MAWNNNSGGPWGGGGGGGGPWGGGRGGGGGGGGGGPFGSRRPPDMEDVIRKGQERLKNLIPGGFGSIKGIILVVLAALVVWMLTGFFRVQPNQQAIQLVFGKPYGKPVEPGLHYNPPGPIGRVVVVNVQDQRRTVVGSRAATERGPFNRGATRPTTTENLMLTGDENILDIEFAVLWQVKDVFKFAFAVRNGEEAVRWGAEAAMREVIGKSNLQFAQTEGRTRIEQDTKDLLQRILDEYGLGARIAQVQLLRVDPPQEVIAAFRDVQAARADKERSINEANTYRNQVLPRAKGEAESIIQRAEGYKAQTVARAKGDAERFTQVYDQYVKAKDITSERLYIEAIEEVLRNVNKVMVDRNSAGPGVIPYLALPELRSGQPPAAGAPRSPAQPQPQPQAGGTR; from the coding sequence ATGGCGTGGAACAACAATAGCGGCGGCCCGTGGGGCGGCGGTGGTGGCGGCGGCGGCCCGTGGGGCGGCGGTCGAGGCGGCGGCGGCGGCGGCGGTGGCGGTGGTCCGTTCGGATCGCGCCGGCCTCCCGACATGGAAGACGTCATTCGCAAGGGCCAGGAACGCCTGAAGAATCTCATTCCGGGCGGCTTCGGCTCGATCAAGGGCATCATCCTCGTCGTGCTGGCCGCGCTGGTGGTCTGGATGCTCACCGGCTTCTTCCGGGTGCAGCCCAACCAGCAGGCGATTCAGCTCGTCTTCGGCAAGCCCTACGGCAAGCCGGTCGAGCCGGGCCTGCACTACAACCCGCCGGGCCCGATCGGGCGCGTCGTCGTCGTTAACGTGCAGGATCAGCGGCGCACCGTGGTCGGCTCGCGTGCCGCCACCGAGCGCGGGCCGTTCAATCGCGGCGCCACCCGTCCGACCACGACCGAGAACCTGATGCTGACCGGCGACGAGAACATCCTCGACATCGAGTTTGCCGTGCTGTGGCAGGTCAAGGACGTCTTCAAGTTCGCCTTCGCCGTGCGCAACGGCGAGGAGGCGGTGCGCTGGGGCGCCGAGGCCGCCATGCGCGAGGTCATCGGCAAGTCGAACCTGCAGTTCGCCCAGACCGAGGGTCGCACCCGCATCGAGCAGGACACCAAGGACCTGCTGCAGCGCATTCTCGACGAATATGGTCTGGGGGCACGCATCGCCCAGGTGCAGCTCTTGCGTGTCGACCCGCCGCAGGAGGTCATCGCGGCCTTCCGCGACGTGCAGGCGGCGCGCGCCGACAAGGAGCGCAGCATCAACGAGGCCAACACCTACCGTAACCAGGTCCTGCCACGGGCCAAGGGCGAGGCCGAGTCGATCATCCAGCGGGCCGAGGGCTACAAGGCCCAGACCGTCGCCCGTGCCAAGGGCGACGCCGAGCGCTTCACCCAGGTCTACGATCAGTACGTCAAGGCCAAGGACATCACGTCCGAGCGTCTCTACATCGAAGCCATCGAGGAAGTGTTGCGCAACGTGAACAAGGTGATGGTCGATCGCAACAGCGCGGGCCCCGGCGTGATACCCTACCTGGCGTTGCCCGAGCTGCGATCCGGCCAACCGCCGGCGGCCGGCGCACCGCGGTCCCCGGCCCAGCCCCAGCCCCAGCCGCAGGCGGGAGGCACGCGATGA